One part of the Eucalyptus grandis isolate ANBG69807.140 chromosome 10, ASM1654582v1, whole genome shotgun sequence genome encodes these proteins:
- the LOC104421688 gene encoding RNA demethylase ALKBH10B isoform X6, translated as MAMPSGNVAAPDVKDKIQGAAAPPAAAAAAVASGDVFGHLHQYGHRPPPPQQQQQQQQWFVDERDGFISWLRGEFAAANAIIDGLCQHLRAISSEPGEYEAVFGCIQQRRCNWNTVLYMQQYFPVTEVMQTLKQAAWRRQHLQQQQHHQQQHHQHRHFDPVKVGGKDYRRSGTGYRPGPRSESFREGHNSGVETSVSDSGANAAEKGEKGNEKCEERKDVVKPVDAAMANVEEEKDQNLNMKQGVDAVYKTFSANELFEGRTINVVDGLKLYESLLDDKEVKKLVSLANDLRAAGRKGQYQGHTYVASKRPMKGHGREMIQLGVPVADAPVEVENVGISRDRTIPALLQDVIERVVGMQIMTVKPDSCIIDFFNEVDHSQPHTWPHWYGRPVCVLFLTECDMTFGKVITANQPGDYKGALKLSLAPGSLLVMQGKSSDFARHAIPSLRKQRILITFTKCQPKKPTPGENRFSPPTIVQPSHWVPSSQRSFNNVPHPAGSKQFASTATANALPPPIHPPIPAPNGMQPLLLPQPVVTAIPFQAPVSIAAASAGWTAAPSRHPPPHPPVPGTGVFLPPPGSGNPSSPGHLSTNTNEINLIPETRDNGMGKLDHSPSGSPNGKSDVQIGRQEVNGSIEAQRDMANEEKNEGDDKRLSSKPSRAA; from the exons ATGGCAATGCCGTCGGGGAATGTGGCCGCGCCGGACGTCAAGGACAAGATTCAGGGCGCCGCCGccccccccgccgccgccgccgccgccgtcgcgtcCGGTGACGTCTTCGGCCATCTCCACCAGTACGGCCACCGGCCGCCCccgccgcagcagcagcagcagcagcagcagtggTTCGTGGACGAGCGCGACGGGTTCATCTCGTGGCTGCGCGGGGAGTTCGCGGCCGCCAACGCGATCATCGACGGGCTCTGCCAACACCTGCGCGCGATCAGCAGCGAGCCCGGGGAGTACGAAGCCGTGTTCGGCTGCATCCAGCAGCGGCGGTGCAACTGGAACACCGTGCTCTATATGCAGCAGTACTTCCCCGTCACGGAGGTCATGCAGACGTTGAAGCAGGCCGcatggcggcggcagcatctgcagcagcagcagcaccacCAGCAGCAGCATCATCAGCACAGGCATTTCGATCCAGTCAAAGTAGGTGGCAAGGATTATAGGAGATCCGGCACCGGGTATAGGCCGGGGCCGAGGAGCGAGAGTTTCCGAGAAGGCCACAATTCCGGCGTAGAGACTAGCGTTAGCGATTCGGGGGCCAACGCCGCAGAGAAGGGCGAGAAAGGGAATGAGAAATGCGAAGAGAGGAAGGATGTTGTCAAGCCTGTCGATGCGGCCATGGCAAATGTGGAGGAAGAGAAAG ACCAAAACTTGAACATGAAGCAGGGTGTTGATGCTGTTTATAAAACTTTTTCCGCGAATGAGTTGTTTGAAGGACGGACG ATCAATGTGGTTGATGGACTCAAGTTATATGAATCACTGTTGGATGACAAAGAAGTCAAGAAACTCGTTTCATTGGCAAATGATTTAAGGGCGGCAGGAAGAAAAGGACAATATCAAG GTCATACGTATGTAGCCTCGAAGAGACCCATGAAGGGACATGGCAGAGAGATGATTCAACTAGGTGTGCCAGTTGCCGATGCACCTGTTGAAGTAGAGAATGTCGGAATATCTAGAG ACAGAACTATACCTGCCTTACTGCAAGATGTTATCGAACGTGTAGTTGGCATGCAGATCATGACAGTGAAGCCAGACTCTTGCATCATTGATTTCTTTAATGAG GTTGACCATTCACAGCCTCATACTTGGCCTCATTGGTATGGGCGTCcagtttgtgttctgtttttAACAGAATGTGACATGACCTTTGGGAAGGTCATTACAGCAAACCAACCAGGGGATTACAAAGGCGCTCTCAAGCTGTCTCTTGCACCTGG GTCCCTCCTTGTGATGCAAGGAAAATCATCAGATTTTGCTAGGCATGCAATTCCGTCCCTTCGCAAACAAAGAATACTCATCACCTTCACAAAATGTCAGCCAAAGAAACCCACACCCGGCGAAAATCGCTTTTCGCCACCAACCATAGTTCAGCCTTCTCATTGGGTCCCGTCATCCCAACGATCTTTCAACAATGTTCCTCATCCTGCAGGATCAAAGCAATTTGCATCCACTGCAACGGCTAATGCGTTGCCACCTCCCATTCATCCACCAATACCAGCACCAAACGGTATGCAGCCCCTCCTACTGCCACAGCCTGTTGTGACGGCTATACCTTTCCAAGCCCCAGTATCAATTGCAGCTGCTTCCGCCGGGTGGACGGCGGCTCCTTCACGCCATCCACCACCTCATCCCCCAGTTCCTGGAACTGGtgtcttccttcctcctcccgGCTCCGGTAATCCGTCCTCTCCCGGACACTTATCTACTAATACTAATGAAATTAACCTTATTCCAGAGACACGAGATAATGGTATGGGGAAACTTGATCATAGCCCGAGCGGTTCCCCGAATGGAAAATCAGACGTGCAAATAGGACGGCAAGAAGTCAATGGAAGTATAGAAGCCCAAAGGGATATGgccaatgaagaaaaaaatgaaggtgATGATAAAAGGTTGTCGAGCAAGCCAAGTAGAGCAGCTTAG